The Panicum hallii strain FIL2 chromosome 9, PHallii_v3.1, whole genome shotgun sequence genome has a window encoding:
- the LOC112875609 gene encoding uncharacterized protein At5g39570-like: MASYDGDEGNGRRGPSQHRPSGGGSGDLASSAKLVAEAAKLALQDHSLEKVDKGRVAGAAADLLHAASQYGKLEGKPVGGYLEKAEDYLHQYGRKEGGAAGGKHQGEEEGKYGKKPGGGHGGGRYEDEEEGYKKKPGGGRYEEDECNKKPGGGSGYGGGRYEEEEDHRKKPSSGGYGGGRYEDEDGYSKKPTGGGYGGGRYEQEDGYKRPPSGGGGSYGGGRYEEDEYKKKPSGGGYGGGRYEEEDDYRKKPSAGGGGYGDGGRYEDEYSKKPSGGYGGGRYEEDDGYKKPSGGGYGYGASSGGGHGGRYEEDDYKKKPSGHSGGRYEEEEGYKKTSGHSGGKYGKDEDDKKKKHGDDESEGGGIGDYLKLAQGFMNKKDGEGESGAGMGDYLKLAEGFLKKR; this comes from the coding sequence ATGGCCTCCTACGACGGCGACGAGGGCAACGGCCGCCGCGGCCCGTCCCAGCACCGTCCGTCCGGCGGGGGCAGCGGGGACCTCGCCTCAAGCGCCAAGCTCGTGGCGGAGGCGGCCAAGCTGGCGCTCCAGGACCACAGCCTGGAGAAGGTGGACAAGGGGCGGGTcgccggggcggcggccgacCTGCTCCACGCCGCCTCCCAGTACGGAAAGCTCGAGGGGAAGCCCGTCGGCGGGTACCTCGAGAAGGCCGAGGACTACCTCCACCAGTACGGCCGCAAGGAGGGGGGCGCCGCCGGCGGCAAGCatcagggggaggaggaaggcAAGTACGGGAAGAAGCCCGGCGGTGGCCACGGAGGGGGGAGGTATGAGGATGAGGAAGAAGGGTACAAAAAGAAGCCTGGCGGTGGGAGGTATGAGGAGGATGAGTGCAATAAGAAGCCTGGTGGTGGGAGTGGCTATGGAGGTGGAAGGTATGAGGAAGAGGAGGATCACAGGAAGAAGCCAAGCAGTGGTGGATATGGAGGGGGGAGGTACGAGGATGAAGATGGTTACAGTAAGAAGCCTACTGGTGGCGGCTATGGTGGGGGGAGGTATGAGCAAGAAGATGGATACAAGAGGCCTCcaagtggtggtggtggcagctATGGTGGAGGAAGGTATGAAGAAGATGAGTATAAAAAGAAGCCGAGTGGCGGTGGCTACGGAGGGGGAAGGTATGAGGAGGAAGATGATTATAGGAAGAAGCctagtgctggtggtggtggataTGGGGATGGAGGAAGGTATGAAGATGAGTACAGCAAGAAGCCAAGTGGCGGTTATGGTGGAGGGAGGTATGAAGAAGATGATGGGTACAAGAAGCCTAGTGGTGGTGGATATGGCTATGGGGCTTCCAGTGGGGGAGGCCATGGAGGAAGGTACGAAGAAGATGACTACAAGAAGAAGCCTAGTGGGCATTCAGGAGGAAGATATGAAGAAGAGGAGGGGTACAAGAAGACGAGTGGTCATAGTGGAGGGAAGTATGGCAAGGATGAAGATGACAAGAAGAAGAAACATGGTGATGACGAGTCAGAGGGCGGTGGAATTGGGGATTACCTGAAGCTGGCACAGGGTTTCATGAACAAAAAGGATGGGGAAGGGGAGAGTGGGGCTGGTATGGGTGACTACTTAAAGCTTGCAGAAGGGTTCTTGAAGAAGCGGTGA
- the LOC112875610 gene encoding uncharacterized protein LOC112875610 isoform X1, with the protein MLGLRGLVVAPAPAAAAPPRGRCSAAAPPEKAGRVSLAIPAAAALSLVLWTSPASAGILSGFSGLESTPGPDLPRLEFLEKWNGQLLSSVTLFSSSENQKKYAEFDNRFKNSKVLQDLLEKSKKNKQKNERLIQDKYCLRGAEWGVGDCSTEGMSEQEREDFISELKKRTGAE; encoded by the exons ATGCTCGGCCTCCGCGGCCTCGTCGTCGCGCCCGCACCTGCCGCCGCAGCACCACCGAGGGGGCGgtgcagcgccgccgcgccgccggagaAGGCCGGCCGGGTTTCCTTGGCCatccccgcggccgccgcgctcTCACTGGTCCTCTGGACCAGTCCAG CGAGCGCCGGCATCCTGTCAGGTTTCTCGGGGTTGGAGTCGACGCCAGGCCCGGACCTGCCCCGGCTCGAGTTCCTGGAGAAATGGAATGGTCAGCTGCTCAGCTCAGTTACCTTGTTCAGTTCAT CCGAGAACCAGAAGAAGTACGCCGAGTTCGATAACAGGTTCAAGAACTCCAAGGTGCTGCAGGACCTGCTCGAGAAGTCCAAGAAGAACAAGCAGAA GAACGAGAGGCTGATCCAGGACAAGTACTGTCTGCGGGGCGCCGAGTGGGGCGTCGGGGACTGCTCCACGGAGGGCATGTCGGAACAGGAGCGGGAGGACTTCATCTCGGAGCTCAAGAAGAGAACTGGAGCGGAATAG
- the LOC112875610 gene encoding uncharacterized protein LOC112875610 isoform X2 — MLGLRGLVVAPAPAAAAPPRGRCSAAAPPEKAGRVSLAIPAAAALSLVLWTSPASAGILSGFSGLESTPGPDLPRLEFLEKWNAENQKKYAEFDNRFKNSKVLQDLLEKSKKNKQKNERLIQDKYCLRGAEWGVGDCSTEGMSEQEREDFISELKKRTGAE, encoded by the exons ATGCTCGGCCTCCGCGGCCTCGTCGTCGCGCCCGCACCTGCCGCCGCAGCACCACCGAGGGGGCGgtgcagcgccgccgcgccgccggagaAGGCCGGCCGGGTTTCCTTGGCCatccccgcggccgccgcgctcTCACTGGTCCTCTGGACCAGTCCAG CGAGCGCCGGCATCCTGTCAGGTTTCTCGGGGTTGGAGTCGACGCCAGGCCCGGACCTGCCCCGGCTCGAGTTCCTGGAGAAATGGAATG CCGAGAACCAGAAGAAGTACGCCGAGTTCGATAACAGGTTCAAGAACTCCAAGGTGCTGCAGGACCTGCTCGAGAAGTCCAAGAAGAACAAGCAGAA GAACGAGAGGCTGATCCAGGACAAGTACTGTCTGCGGGGCGCCGAGTGGGGCGTCGGGGACTGCTCCACGGAGGGCATGTCGGAACAGGAGCGGGAGGACTTCATCTCGGAGCTCAAGAAGAGAACTGGAGCGGAATAG
- the LOC112876015 gene encoding uncharacterized protein At5g01610 — protein sequence MEGMEKALTKLGSFTISRKAKKELSAIGDDISRFSSTVEEKAKWVFEKLKGHKKSLPDLLREHNLPPGLFPRNIICYEYDESNSKLVVHLSKPCEASFKDSSIIRYAPRVKATLSRGKLSGIEGMKTKVVVWVKVASVSVESYKSDKVCFIAGVKKLRQKDAYEVPREAVSVEEF from the exons ATGGAGGGGATGGAGAAGGCTCTCACCAAGCTCGGCAGCTTCACCATCTCCCGCAAGGCCAAGAAGGAGCTCTCCGCCATCGGCGACGACATCTCC CGTTTCTCCAGCACCGTGGAGGAGAAGGCAAAATGGGTGTTCGAGAAGCTCAAAG GACACAAGAAGTCACTCCCTGATCTCCTGCGTGAGCACAACCTCCCTCCAGGCCTCTTCCCTCGGAACATCATCTGCTATGAGTACGACGAATCAAACTCGAAGCTAGTGGTGCACCTGTCCAAGCCCTGCGAGGCGAGCTTCAAGGATTCCTCCATTATACGGTATGCTCCCCGCGTCAAGGCGACTCTGTCCCGAGGCAAGCTTTCTGGGATTGAAGGCATGAAGACCAAAGTAGTGGTGTGGGTGAAGGTGGCCAGCGTGAGCGTCGAGAGCTACAAGTCCGACAAGGTGTGCTTCATTGCCGGCGTGAAGAAGCTGAGGCAGAAGGATGCCTACGAGGTCCCCCGCGAAGCCGTCTCCGTCGAGGAGTTCTGA